From a region of the Leptospira montravelensis genome:
- a CDS encoding TolC family protein, with the protein MSFSKRIGIYLFLVFSTSYLWGEARIAQASEALKRQLSDENPRSSLGSSLYPDDQKIIRDIDLESAETLLWKNNLLLIASRFQIDVKKAGILQAGLYANPNIAIDQSIFAEPTQRYFDTTRSGQSVIQIQQVFLLGGKIDKRVKVAELNAKISEQDFYDLARAVITKLRRTFYTIYFYKKAVVFYDQSIASIEKTVDSSELAYKRRALLQAEHLRLKALLFFLKKEREDLAIKVYEKEADLKVLLNDDLYRDVRVEFNPNVNESNLDAIVPNQVRLEDLVEIARENRPDLKKALQTLRFEEANLELQYANAIPDLSFGPVYNRGGTAFQNYWGVTAQLSVPLFDRNQGNIQAAEKAILVRKQELKNNILEVENEVAVAYQSARIKDALYKRFSNAYIKDYGSLSLDMIMSYEKKYITILEFADFFETYRSSIVEMLKLQTDRMEAIENVNYAVGKGIFIPKTENQTNPKSEE; encoded by the coding sequence ATGAGTTTTTCTAAAAGAATCGGTATCTACCTCTTTCTTGTGTTTTCTACCTCCTACTTATGGGGGGAGGCTAGAATCGCACAGGCAAGTGAAGCGCTTAAAAGGCAACTTTCAGATGAAAATCCTAGGTCCTCCCTAGGATCTAGCCTCTATCCTGATGACCAAAAAATAATTCGGGATATTGATTTAGAATCTGCAGAAACTTTGCTTTGGAAAAACAATCTTTTGCTCATTGCATCTCGCTTTCAAATCGATGTAAAAAAAGCAGGGATTTTACAAGCAGGACTTTATGCAAATCCAAACATTGCAATTGACCAAAGTATTTTTGCCGAACCTACACAAAGATATTTTGATACAACAAGATCCGGACAGTCAGTAATTCAAATACAACAAGTGTTTTTGCTCGGTGGTAAAATTGACAAACGGGTAAAAGTAGCAGAACTCAATGCAAAGATATCCGAACAAGATTTTTATGATTTAGCACGTGCAGTCATTACGAAACTAAGAAGAACATTTTACACAATATACTTTTACAAAAAAGCAGTTGTTTTTTACGACCAAAGTATTGCTTCCATAGAAAAAACGGTAGATTCTTCAGAGCTCGCATATAAAAGAAGAGCCCTCCTCCAAGCAGAACATTTACGTTTGAAAGCACTTTTGTTTTTCTTAAAAAAAGAAAGAGAAGATCTCGCGATTAAAGTTTATGAAAAAGAAGCGGATTTAAAAGTTCTTTTGAACGATGATTTGTATCGTGATGTTAGAGTAGAATTTAATCCGAACGTCAATGAATCAAATTTAGATGCCATTGTTCCCAACCAAGTTCGATTAGAAGATTTAGTTGAAATTGCCCGTGAGAATCGCCCCGATTTAAAAAAGGCATTACAAACTTTACGATTTGAAGAGGCCAATTTGGAACTTCAATATGCGAATGCCATTCCCGATTTATCATTTGGTCCTGTTTACAACCGTGGTGGTACTGCTTTCCAAAACTATTGGGGAGTTACCGCACAGTTAAGTGTTCCACTTTTTGACAGAAACCAAGGAAATATCCAAGCCGCCGAAAAAGCAATTCTTGTCCGCAAACAAGAGTTAAAGAACAACATCCTTGAAGTTGAAAACGAAGTTGCAGTGGCTTACCAATCTGCGAGGATCAAAGACGCACTTTACAAACGTTTTAGTAACGCATATATCAAAGATTACGGAAGTTTATCTTTAGATATGATTATGAGTTATGAAAAAAAATACATAACCATTTTAGAATTCGCCGATTTCTTTGAAACCTATCGTTCCAGTATTGTTGAGATGTTAAAACTTCAAACCGATCGAATGGAAGCTATTGAAAATGTAAACTATGCTGTGGGTAAAGGAATCTTTATCCCAAAAACTGAAAACCAAACCAATCCTAAATCTGAGGAATAA
- a CDS encoding FAD-binding oxidoreductase, with translation MDFTKTKTDLSQLIGDKKVIQKNDGTMDEALFNSYGTDRTKVYPPNYQVLVFPETTEDVAAIVTYAYNNNIAVVPSGGRTGYAGGAVAKNGEIVISLSKMNQVVDFDPFLGTLHVQAGMITKNLHKEAEERGFYFPVDFAATGSSHIGGNIATNAGGVRVVHYGLIRDWILGLTVVTGKGEVYRFNGEILKNNTGYDLKHLFIGSEGTLGIITEAVVKLTKPPKDIRVIFLAVPEYKNILEIFRETHNFDLPLLAFEFLTDYCLDKVKEHLGVPDPFQAPSKYYVLMEFEVSGESDEEKLYSILESITEKELITDGSIAQNSRQNETFWKYREGISESLSLAYTVHKNDISLPLRNMEAFLDEMTALLTNKYQGFHIALFGHIGDGNLHLNIVKPKDLSDADFFAQCKQVDPEMFTLIQKFKGSISAEHGIGLLKKDYLNFSRSESEIETMRAIKLAFDPKGILNPGKVL, from the coding sequence ATGGATTTTACGAAAACAAAAACTGATTTGAGCCAACTCATTGGCGATAAAAAAGTAATTCAAAAAAATGATGGAACAATGGACGAAGCTTTATTCAATTCCTACGGAACAGATAGAACCAAAGTTTATCCACCCAACTACCAAGTTCTCGTTTTTCCTGAAACTACTGAAGATGTAGCAGCCATAGTGACTTATGCATACAATAACAATATTGCCGTCGTTCCATCTGGTGGACGAACCGGTTATGCTGGCGGTGCTGTTGCCAAAAATGGCGAAATTGTCATCTCTTTATCCAAAATGAACCAAGTAGTTGATTTCGATCCTTTCCTTGGCACCTTACACGTACAAGCTGGTATGATTACAAAAAATCTACACAAAGAAGCGGAAGAACGTGGATTTTATTTTCCTGTCGATTTTGCAGCCACTGGATCCAGTCACATTGGTGGAAATATTGCTACCAATGCCGGAGGAGTGCGTGTCGTACACTACGGTTTGATTCGAGATTGGATTCTTGGTCTTACTGTTGTCACTGGAAAAGGCGAAGTTTACCGATTTAACGGAGAGATTTTAAAGAACAATACAGGATATGACCTCAAACACTTGTTTATTGGTTCGGAAGGGACACTAGGAATCATCACTGAGGCGGTAGTCAAACTCACCAAACCACCTAAAGACATTCGAGTGATTTTTCTTGCAGTTCCAGAATACAAAAACATTTTAGAAATCTTTCGGGAAACACATAACTTCGATTTACCACTTCTTGCTTTTGAGTTTTTAACTGACTATTGTTTGGACAAAGTGAAAGAACATTTAGGTGTTCCTGATCCTTTTCAAGCACCTAGCAAGTATTATGTGCTAATGGAGTTCGAAGTAAGTGGCGAATCAGACGAAGAAAAACTATATTCCATTTTAGAATCCATTACTGAAAAAGAATTAATTACCGATGGTTCAATTGCTCAGAACTCACGCCAGAACGAAACTTTTTGGAAATATAGGGAAGGAATTTCAGAATCTTTGTCCCTAGCTTATACGGTTCATAAAAATGATATCTCGCTGCCTCTTCGTAATATGGAAGCATTCCTGGATGAGATGACGGCTCTACTCACAAACAAATACCAAGGTTTTCATATTGCCCTTTTTGGACATATAGGGGATGGGAATCTCCACCTAAACATTGTTAAACCAAAAGATCTTTCTGATGCTGATTTTTTTGCCCAATGCAAACAAGTGGATCCAGAAATGTTCACTCTTATCCAAAAATTCAAAGGTTCCATTTCTGCCGAACACGGAATTGGGTTACTAAAAAAGGATTATTTGAATTTTTCTAGGTCCGAGTCGGAAATTGAGACCATGCGGGCCATCAAATTGGCATTTGACCCAAAAGGGATCTTAAACCCGGGAAAAGTGCTGTAA
- a CDS encoding efflux RND transporter permease subunit encodes MIKDFIETALKNRITTLIAAAVAVLFGLWAWIDIRKEAYSDIADTQVRLIAKFPGKAAVEVEERVTLPIERVLNAIPKVAVRRSRTINGLVVFQFVFEDGTDDYFARMRLMERVADADIPEDVHPALGPMSSPVGEIYRYVVESSENHTPMELRTIQDWIVMPKMLQIPGIADVVTFGGLPKQYHVVTSPDKLIRYKLTIGDVIKAIQENNLNTGGNLLLQGEQGFPIRSLGAIRDPKHIENIVVKTVNGVPVFIRDLGSVEISHPIPSGVLGYTVQNDEEGLIDVDSSVQGLVAMRRWGDPNEMGERIREKVKEINENYLPKGVQLRNTYDRTDLVNYTLRTIGKTLVEGVVVVSLVLIFFIGSVRASLVVVATIPFAMLFAFLLMNMTGIPASLLSLGAIDFGIIVDGAVIMVENIMRRYRDATPEEKSHGILAFTRDAASEVGTEILFSILIIILAYLPIFSFERIEGRLFKPMAFTISFAILGALVFSMAVIPVLMSIIYKTYFESKNPGPIEWHNPVYDWIEVRYKRIIEFIVNRSKKAVKYTFSVVTIFLAIGMFSLGTEFLPEMDEGGFNIRIFFPVGISLPEARKFMPKIRQTVYKNEQVSVVISQLGRNDDGTDPLPPNRLEVLIGLKDYSKWNEKITKQELLLRMRNDLEATLPGARVSFSQPIMDNLSEAIMGTIADLAVFVSGNDLKIMRGIGNEVLKEIKEMKGASEYGIEQEAESPQLTININREAAARFGINVIDIQQMIEAAIGMQRVSTLYEGPSDIPPKTPARFGIVVRFSKDYRASKQAIENMPIISPKGERIPLSQLADIEVIDGPTMIFRQEGRRVVTVRTNIRGRDQGGFVSELQKRVKKKIKLPDGYEIRFGGQYENLSRVGKKLSLVIPITILIIFGVLYMLYRNLKYVYVALACIPLSLLGGIYALLMRGYYFNVSGGVGFISLFGIATMAGVLFVSRTNHLLIEEPDITTKAAVKKAAVIQLRPMLMTMLLALLGLIPATLGTGVGSDVQRPLATVIVGGLFSAMCLVLTILPSLYLVVVGERKPNAKELEEMSHKKHIPFLDFVSELSEEPLEEDEEDDDTSKKKRKPAKKKKRT; translated from the coding sequence ATGATTAAAGATTTTATAGAAACAGCATTAAAAAATCGCATTACTACACTCATCGCAGCAGCAGTTGCTGTTTTGTTTGGACTTTGGGCGTGGATTGATATACGAAAAGAAGCTTATTCGGATATTGCAGATACACAAGTTCGACTCATAGCAAAATTTCCTGGAAAAGCCGCAGTGGAAGTTGAAGAACGTGTCACTCTTCCCATTGAACGGGTATTAAATGCAATTCCCAAAGTTGCTGTAAGGCGATCAAGAACCATCAATGGATTAGTTGTATTTCAATTTGTCTTTGAAGATGGGACCGATGATTATTTTGCACGTATGCGACTTATGGAACGTGTGGCCGATGCAGACATCCCAGAAGATGTGCACCCTGCCCTTGGACCAATGAGTTCACCTGTTGGTGAAATCTATCGATATGTTGTAGAATCATCAGAAAATCACACACCAATGGAACTTCGAACCATCCAAGACTGGATTGTAATGCCAAAAATGTTACAGATACCAGGAATTGCCGATGTAGTTACATTTGGTGGTCTTCCCAAACAATACCATGTTGTAACTTCGCCCGATAAGTTAATTCGATATAAATTAACCATTGGCGATGTTATCAAAGCAATTCAAGAGAACAACTTAAACACAGGTGGTAACTTACTCCTTCAAGGGGAACAAGGTTTTCCCATTCGTTCCCTTGGTGCCATCCGAGATCCAAAACACATCGAAAACATTGTTGTCAAAACTGTAAATGGAGTACCTGTCTTTATTCGTGATTTAGGTTCCGTTGAAATTTCACATCCTATTCCCAGTGGTGTCTTAGGTTATACTGTTCAGAATGATGAAGAAGGTCTTATTGATGTCGATTCGTCTGTTCAAGGTTTGGTGGCAATGCGTCGTTGGGGAGATCCTAACGAAATGGGAGAAAGAATTCGCGAAAAAGTAAAAGAAATTAACGAAAATTATCTCCCAAAAGGTGTTCAGCTTAGAAATACTTACGACAGAACTGACTTAGTAAACTATACTCTTCGCACAATTGGCAAAACATTAGTCGAAGGTGTAGTCGTTGTTAGTTTAGTATTGATATTTTTTATTGGAAGTGTAAGGGCTTCTCTCGTTGTCGTTGCCACCATTCCATTTGCTATGTTATTTGCATTTCTCTTAATGAATATGACCGGCATTCCAGCCAGTTTACTATCATTAGGTGCAATTGACTTTGGAATTATTGTAGATGGAGCTGTGATCATGGTGGAAAACATCATGAGGAGATATAGAGATGCAACTCCAGAAGAGAAATCACATGGAATTTTAGCATTTACACGAGATGCTGCTTCGGAAGTGGGAACTGAAATCCTATTTTCAATTTTAATCATCATTTTAGCTTATCTTCCAATTTTTTCTTTTGAAAGAATTGAAGGTCGTTTGTTTAAACCAATGGCATTTACGATCTCCTTTGCCATATTAGGTGCGTTAGTTTTTTCGATGGCAGTGATTCCTGTACTCATGTCCATCATTTACAAAACCTATTTTGAATCAAAAAATCCAGGACCCATTGAATGGCATAACCCGGTTTACGATTGGATAGAAGTTCGTTACAAACGTATCATTGAGTTTATTGTAAATAGATCCAAAAAAGCAGTGAAGTATACCTTTAGTGTTGTGACAATATTCCTTGCTATCGGGATGTTTTCTCTCGGAACAGAATTTCTACCCGAAATGGATGAAGGTGGATTTAACATTCGTATCTTTTTTCCAGTAGGTATCTCCTTACCGGAAGCAAGAAAGTTTATGCCTAAAATCAGGCAAACAGTTTATAAGAATGAACAAGTAAGTGTGGTCATATCTCAGTTAGGAAGAAACGATGATGGAACAGACCCTCTTCCACCTAACCGATTAGAAGTTCTAATTGGTTTAAAAGATTACAGCAAATGGAACGAAAAAATCACCAAACAAGAGTTACTTCTTAGGATGAGAAATGATTTGGAAGCCACACTTCCAGGTGCAAGGGTAAGTTTCTCGCAACCAATTATGGACAACCTTTCAGAAGCGATTATGGGAACCATTGCCGATCTCGCTGTTTTCGTTTCAGGAAATGATTTAAAAATCATGCGTGGAATTGGAAATGAAGTTCTGAAAGAAATCAAGGAAATGAAAGGAGCGAGTGAATATGGGATTGAGCAAGAAGCAGAAAGTCCACAGCTAACCATTAATATCAATCGTGAAGCGGCCGCACGATTTGGGATTAACGTCATTGATATCCAACAAATGATAGAAGCTGCGATTGGAATGCAACGAGTGAGTACTTTGTATGAAGGGCCTTCTGATATTCCTCCGAAAACACCCGCTCGATTTGGGATCGTAGTTCGATTTTCCAAGGACTACCGCGCCTCTAAACAAGCGATTGAAAATATGCCAATCATTTCGCCAAAAGGAGAAAGGATTCCTTTATCACAATTGGCTGATATCGAAGTGATTGATGGACCAACCATGATTTTTCGACAAGAGGGACGTCGGGTGGTAACGGTTCGAACTAATATTCGTGGTCGTGACCAGGGAGGTTTTGTTTCTGAACTTCAAAAACGAGTAAAGAAAAAAATCAAACTTCCAGATGGATACGAAATCAGGTTTGGAGGACAATACGAAAACTTATCGCGTGTTGGTAAAAAGTTATCACTAGTGATACCAATCACAATTCTCATTATTTTCGGTGTTCTTTATATGTTATATAGGAACCTCAAATATGTTTATGTTGCCTTAGCATGTATTCCACTATCCTTATTAGGTGGAATATACGCCCTTTTGATGAGAGGTTATTACTTCAACGTATCTGGAGGTGTGGGATTTATCTCACTTTTCGGAATTGCAACAATGGCCGGAGTATTGTTTGTATCAAGAACTAACCATCTCCTCATTGAAGAACCGGATATAACAACCAAAGCCGCGGTAAAAAAAGCTGCTGTGATCCAGTTAAGACCAATGCTTATGACCATGTTACTGGCATTACTTGGACTTATACCAGCGACAT
- a CDS encoding efflux RND transporter periplasmic adaptor subunit, whose translation MLITIKSLNQKAKILLISGVALVVIAVLFMIFSKPAKPAHKHPEKAEVFDDGRRIVFKPGSPGLEIVKSTAIGGGGEFVSLEAPARLIASTSPSVSNGARIILFESAELNDLYVGYVHAKNKLHRSNKNLSRIKDMFVHRVATEKDLVESETDAGNDAAELAEFEGKLRAQGLNPSELGTAGSLKAWIITDVPESQISTLRKGKKVKVVFASFPDEEFIGTAEAIGDNVDPLTRTAKMRIIVVNDKYRLKPGMFGVVKFPEQTGGDSVVLPYTAIVTVEGKNYVFVEEQPLTFKRREVVLGISTKERVNIIEGLSPGEKVAIQGSILLKGLSFGF comes from the coding sequence ATGTTAATCACTATAAAATCTTTGAACCAAAAGGCTAAAATCCTCCTAATTTCAGGGGTGGCTCTTGTAGTCATAGCTGTCCTTTTTATGATTTTTTCCAAACCAGCGAAACCTGCTCACAAACATCCAGAGAAAGCGGAAGTTTTTGATGATGGCCGCAGAATTGTTTTTAAACCAGGAAGCCCAGGTCTCGAAATTGTAAAATCAACTGCCATCGGTGGCGGTGGTGAATTTGTTAGTTTAGAAGCTCCTGCAAGGCTCATTGCATCGACTTCTCCTTCCGTGAGTAATGGAGCTCGCATCATTCTTTTTGAATCAGCAGAACTGAATGATCTTTATGTAGGTTATGTACATGCAAAAAACAAACTTCATAGATCCAATAAGAACTTAAGCCGGATCAAAGATATGTTTGTTCATCGTGTTGCAACAGAAAAAGATTTGGTCGAATCCGAAACAGATGCTGGTAACGATGCAGCAGAACTTGCTGAATTTGAAGGTAAACTTCGTGCACAAGGTTTAAACCCAAGTGAATTAGGAACAGCAGGAAGTTTAAAAGCATGGATCATTACCGATGTTCCTGAATCTCAGATTTCCACATTACGCAAAGGAAAAAAGGTAAAGGTTGTGTTTGCTTCCTTTCCCGATGAAGAGTTTATCGGAACAGCGGAAGCAATTGGTGATAACGTAGATCCTCTTACAAGAACTGCAAAAATGAGGATCATTGTTGTGAATGATAAATACAGATTAAAACCAGGTATGTTTGGAGTTGTAAAATTTCCAGAACAAACCGGAGGGGATAGTGTAGTATTACCTTACACAGCAATTGTTACTGTAGAAGGAAAAAACTATGTTTTTGTTGAAGAACAACCACTAACATTCAAAAGACGAGAGGTGGTATTAGGAATTTCAACAAAAGAAAGAGTTAACATTATCGAAGGTCTTTCTCCCGGTGAAAAAGTAGCCATTCAAGGATCAATTCTTTTGAAAGGATTAAGTTTTGGATTTTAA
- the ppk1 gene encoding polyphosphate kinase 1, whose amino-acid sequence MSSNSTKGLGIYRIFSFPNPRIMTASPTEKIELGNQNIFFDRELSWVDFNHRVLEESFDKENPLLERLKFLCITESNLDEFFMVRVAGLLNLKNAGIEERSLNGKRTSETVAELYSKVGQFVKKQYESLDEILIELKTNKIVVVQDPSDLAGDDIQFVKNYYKREVSSILTPLAIDPSHPFPHILNRTLNLGITLYSDDDKNKAKELFAIVQVPSVLPRFLQLPPNKESDVRRYFPLEEIIKLHLGDLFYGMNVKQIHTFKIVRDADISINEEQNIGDLLTTMKNELKNRMWGDAVRLDVHSGAGHIKELLRGLLELEEYQVMEIPTLLSLNDMMFFQSLEKTSHLKYSYPVPKSGFAAKKSESIFSEIRKNDHLLHHPYESFKSIEDMLKIASQDPKVLAIKMTLYRTSGDSPIIQFLGEAAENGKQVTVLVELKARFDEERNIRWAKKLEDSGVHVVYGVVGLKIHCKMLLIVRREEDKLNRYVHLGTGNYNSTTARFYTDLSLFTANPEITEDVAILFNTITSSGKMPRLSKIYAAPTFLKEEFLHLIQRETDNAKNGKQARVIFKMNSLVDPDVILKLYEASQAGVKIDLIIRGICCLRPGIPGVSDRINVRSIVGRYLEHSRIYSFENGGKPDVYLASADCMPRNFLRRIEVMFPILQDKHKKRIAKILELLLRDNTQARVLESDGTYTRLTPGDDDPAVNSQIDMVDI is encoded by the coding sequence ATGTCGTCGAATTCTACAAAAGGATTAGGAATTTACAGAATTTTTTCCTTCCCAAATCCTAGAATTATGACTGCTAGCCCTACAGAAAAAATAGAACTGGGGAACCAAAATATCTTCTTCGACCGTGAACTTTCTTGGGTCGACTTCAACCACCGAGTCCTAGAAGAGTCTTTTGACAAAGAAAACCCTCTTCTCGAACGCCTTAAATTTCTATGTATTACAGAATCCAATTTGGATGAGTTTTTTATGGTTCGTGTGGCGGGCCTTCTCAACTTAAAAAATGCAGGAATCGAAGAACGAAGCCTAAACGGTAAAAGAACTTCTGAAACCGTCGCTGAACTTTATTCCAAAGTAGGACAATTTGTCAAAAAACAATACGAGTCCTTAGATGAAATCCTGATTGAACTAAAAACAAACAAAATCGTAGTTGTGCAGGACCCAAGTGATCTTGCAGGTGATGACATTCAATTTGTAAAAAACTATTACAAAAGAGAAGTATCATCTATTCTCACTCCTCTCGCCATCGATCCTTCCCATCCTTTTCCTCATATCCTCAATAGGACATTGAATTTAGGGATCACTTTGTATTCCGATGATGATAAAAACAAAGCAAAAGAACTTTTTGCCATTGTTCAAGTACCAAGTGTACTTCCACGTTTTTTACAATTACCTCCAAATAAAGAATCTGATGTAAGAAGGTATTTCCCACTAGAAGAGATCATAAAACTTCATTTAGGTGACCTTTTCTACGGCATGAATGTAAAACAAATTCATACCTTTAAAATTGTTCGGGATGCTGATATTTCCATCAACGAAGAACAAAACATTGGTGATCTTCTGACAACAATGAAAAACGAACTAAAAAACAGGATGTGGGGAGATGCCGTTCGTTTGGATGTTCATTCAGGAGCAGGCCATATCAAAGAATTGTTACGTGGGCTTTTAGAATTGGAAGAATACCAGGTTATGGAAATCCCCACCTTACTTAGCTTAAATGACATGATGTTTTTTCAAAGTTTAGAAAAAACAAGTCACTTAAAATATTCATACCCAGTCCCCAAATCTGGATTTGCAGCAAAAAAAAGCGAATCCATCTTTTCTGAAATTCGTAAAAACGATCACTTGCTCCACCACCCTTACGAAAGTTTTAAATCAATCGAAGACATGTTAAAAATTGCAAGCCAAGACCCGAAGGTTCTTGCAATCAAAATGACCTTGTATAGAACTTCTGGAGATTCCCCCATCATTCAATTTTTAGGAGAAGCAGCTGAAAACGGAAAACAGGTAACCGTTCTTGTGGAACTTAAAGCCAGGTTTGATGAAGAAAGAAACATTCGTTGGGCCAAAAAATTAGAAGATAGCGGTGTTCATGTGGTTTATGGTGTGGTTGGACTTAAAATCCACTGTAAGATGTTACTGATTGTACGCAGGGAAGAAGACAAACTCAATCGGTATGTCCACTTAGGAACTGGAAACTATAACTCGACTACTGCGAGATTTTATACAGATTTAAGTTTATTCACAGCAAATCCAGAAATTACAGAGGATGTTGCGATACTTTTTAATACCATTACCAGTTCAGGCAAAATGCCTAGACTTTCCAAAATCTATGCAGCTCCTACTTTTCTCAAAGAGGAATTCCTTCACCTCATCCAAAGAGAAACAGACAATGCAAAGAACGGGAAACAAGCTCGTGTGATTTTTAAAATGAACTCTCTTGTGGATCCCGATGTAATTTTAAAACTCTACGAAGCCTCACAAGCTGGAGTTAAAATAGATTTAATCATTCGTGGGATCTGCTGTTTAAGGCCCGGAATTCCAGGTGTTTCTGACCGAATCAACGTACGTTCCATTGTGGGAAGGTACTTAGAACATTCGCGAATTTATAGTTTCGAAAATGGTGGAAAACCGGATGTTTATTTGGCATCTGCCGATTGTATGCCAAGAAACTTCCTTCGCCGAATCGAAGTTATGTTTCCAATCTTACAAGATAAACACAAAAAAAGAATCGCAAAAATTCTAGAACTTCTACTGCGCGATAACACACAAGCTAGAGTTTTAGAATCCGATGGTACATACACACGTTTGACACCTGGCGATGATGATCCAGCGGTTAACTCTCAAATTGATATGGTTGATATCTAA